CCTCGTCCTCCCTGACTGCACAACTGGGAGTCTGATGAGAGGCTTGGGCTGCACCCCACACCATGTGATTGCCGGCCGGACCCTGGGCCCCGGGTCCCTGAGCTCACCCTTCCTGCTTACCCTCAGGCCTTCCTACGGCCCTGGTGGCACTGAGGGATGGGAGCCCAGGCccctttctgcctccctccctcacctcccatcccccctcctcttcccctgggCCCAGGGGGGCCCTAGTCCTGCTGCCTCAGGAGCTGGGGTTTTGAAGGTGGCTCCATTTCTGCCTTCCGCCCACCCTACGCAGAGGGGCCGAGCTGGTCACTGTAATTACATGTGGCTGCGGTCCGCCTCTTCCCAGCCTCTTGGGCCggctccctgcctctcttcctgcctggctGTCCGCCTCAGGCCCATCATTCTCCTCACCCCAGGTCTCTGACTCTCCCACTGTCATCCTCTCTCTGACCTGTCTGTCCGTCTCACCCTTGCCTGCACCGCACTCCCGTCTCTGTTGCCTCTGCTCCTGACTccacccttccctgcctccccctcactGACTTTCTGCTGAGTCTCCTTCACATCCCAGGCTGTCTGTCCCTGGGTTCCTGGGGGCTCCCTCCTTCGGCACCCAACCCCGCCTTCTGATGCTTgctttctctgcttctgcctttcaCTGTCCCattgattctttccctctccctcactctggatgcctgtccctgcccctccatCACTGCCATCTCTCTGTCCTTTCCTGCACCATGCTTCTCTCCACGTCCCTTTCTCCTGCCCACCTCTGGCCCCTGTCCTTGACAACCACACAGACAAaagtgtgtgcgtgcacacactcatgtccacacatatacacacatacacttgaGCACTCCTGCCTTGCCTTTTGGGAGTTTTCCACTTTGGAGCCTGGCACCATTGCCAGATAGGGTAAGGGCTGGGTAGCTGgtacagagaggcagagaatgaCTGCTCATGGCATTCTGGGCTGCGGGAAGGGGACCAGGGTTGGGGAGACAGGAGGGCACTGGGAAAATATACCTTggtcttgtgctttttctctagCCCAGATCCCATCCCTCCTGCCTGGGCTAGAGGTAGTAACCGGATCCACTCACCCTGTGGAGGCAGCGCTAGAGGAAGGCTCCCTGGAGGAAGCGGCACCCCCCATGCCCCAAGGCAATGGCCCTGGGGCCCTTCAGCCCCTGGACAGTACTGACCTCGATGTCCCCACAGAAGCTGTGACATGTGAGTCCTAGGGGTCAGGGGATGGGAGTGGCAACATGTAAGGGTCGTGCCAGGGAATAGTATCCCTTGGGCTGGTGGACATGCAGTGGGTGCCCATGGGAGCCTAGCACTGGGCCAGAACCTTGAAGCTTAGGCAACAGAAAGGTGTAGGTCACGGTCACCGTCCTTTTTGTCTAGGAAAGAGACCTCCACGTACAAAATGATCAGTATAACATTAGTTCACAAAAAGGGTGGACAGGCTCCAGGCAATACGGTTCAAGAGCAGAGGGCGTGGGGCCATATGAAAGGAGGAAGAGATCTGGGGGTGCTGAGGGCTAGGAGCCAGGCCCCATCACAGCCCCACCCTCCAGGGTGTTGaggatgaaaaggaaagagagcagTCCCGGGTTACTCTGAGCAGAAAGGAGCCTATTCCCAGTCTTGGCTTAAGGCGTCCAAGGAGGTCCTAGGAGAGAGAGAACTCTCCTCCATCCCCctcaggagcaggggagggggcagccagAGCCGTCTGAAATTAGTAAGATCTACCAAATCTAGAGACACATTTGCACTTTCCAATTTTCTTTCCCTGAATGATCTCACAGACTCTGCAGACCAGCCTGTAGTGAGGCAGCAGGACAGCAAGTGccaagcccattttacagatgaggaaactaaggcacacaGCACCACTCAGCATGGACACAGCTGGGGAACTCAGGTCTCCTGGCACAGGGCTCTTCCCTGTGCCTGCCTCCTCAGCTGGcatggctcagcggggagccgccTTCAGCCAGGGCATCTGGGGCTAAGTTGGACTCCCTGGAAGTCAGGGTTACTAAATCCTCCTAGCACACTGCCCTCAGCCTCTTCTAGACACACCCACCAGCCGAATTGAGAGAAAGAGGTCAGTGCCGTTGCCACAGAGGAGGGGGCCTGGCTGGGAGCTGGACAGACACCTCTGTGTCTGTGGGCCCGAGTGTTTGCTCTGTGACTCAGCCCCCACGGCCATCCCCATGGCCATGGCCACAGGCAAGCTCTGTGTCTATCCGAACTTCCCAGCGCCCTCAGCTCACCACACACTCCCACCCTCTGGTCACTGTGCCCATGTTTAGGCATCAGGGTAGGGGGCACGGAAGCTGGCCAAGGACTCAGCCTGGTCTCCCACCGTGGGGCCAAGAAGGGAGCGGGATGATTCAGGTCTGGCTGCTTCCCGTGGCCTTACCCCTGTTTACCCAGATGCAGGCACCAGCCACACCTCAGGGCCAAAGGTTCCCGGCATGGAGCTTCTCCAGAGCCCTGTCTCCCATCCTCCTGACTCCCCACCTGGGCCTCAGCTCCTTTCTCCCAACCTCCATCCCCTCCCTGCTCCACTTCCTAGCTGTGCAAACTCGGCCTCTGTTTTtttgtcatctgtgaaatggggccaaTGACAGTAGACCTATCGAGATGCGTGAAGAAGCTACTCCACAGAAAGCTCTTGGCACGCTGTTGGACCTAACAACAGCCCGAATGTATAAGGTATGAGTTCTAGGACGAGAGATGGTTGTGATAGCAGCTCCGTCCCTAGTCCTTCCTCTCCTAGCGTCTGCCCCACTCTGCGCTCTGAGTCCCAGCTTTTGGCCTCCTGGCTGGGCCCATATCTGACCCTTTCCAGCTGTGGGACCTCGGGCAGGGTCCTGTacttctctgggactcagtttcctcatctgtgaaaggtGGATACCACCCCAGGGAGAAACTGAGAGGCTTCGTGAGAGAATGGCATGTGAAGCGCTTAGAAGGGGCGCTGGCAAGCAGGAAGTGCTCCATGATGGGAGGTCACCACAACCATCCCGTAGAAGGCGCAGCCCTCTCAGTCAGGGGAAGCAGTGACgctgccttcccctctcctcaGCCTCCAGGGCCCCCTCTCCCCCATACCTCCTCCTACTACAATATAAACCCAGAGGACTGGCCTGGAGGGAGCCGGGGACCCACACCCTGGTGCCTAAGAGATGGAAGTGCCCAACATCTGTGCATTTACAGAGGGTCCGACCCAGGAGCCAACAGCCCACCTCTCCTTGTCACCttctcagccccctcccccaaacacacacacacatacacacacacacacaaccccctcTCTTGCAAACAGAACCATGTCATCCAGGTGAGCAAACCTGAGGTAAGGAGAGGGACCGGGTGCTTTCGGGGGGATCCCCAGGGCCAGCTTCCCTGGATCCACTGGTGAAGCTGGTTTGGACTTTCACCTTGGAATGGGGACTCAGGGAGTTCCTGTCCTCAGGGAGCCCCCACCACGGGTCTCTCCCCCTCACCCAGACCCCCAGGGTCACTCCAGGAGACTTATTCTGCCAGCCACCCCACAGAGGCAGCACAGGGCAGGGAAGCTGGGGTGGAAGAGAAGAGATAGAGGGGCTGCTCTGGAGGCGCCCGTGGAGCCCAGGGCTAGGGCGTTCATCTCTAAACAGATGTTTCCAATAAATCACCCAGCACACCAAGGGCAAAAACAGCTGGGGGCTTGGCAGGGGACAAGGTGAAGGTTAACTGCTTCACTGCTGTCCTTCCGCCCCCCCAGCCAAACAGTCCTTATCCCCTCACCCTGACCACACCGCCACTCTTGCCAAAACCCCAGGATCCCAAAAGCAGGAGAATGGATTTCAAGTGGGGTAAGAAGGTGGGGTCCAGGACTCTGAGCCCCTGTGGTTGCCTTGCACCTCTGTTTCTCCTGGAATGAGCACTGGCCTGGGGGTTATGAGCCAGGCTCAACTCTGTTTCCTTGAGTGCCTCTGACAAGTCAGTgctgctctctgggcctcagtttccccatctgcagaaTACAAGGCCAGCTAGATGACCTGTGGCATCTAAGAATGAAGCAGGCAAGATTGGGGCAGAGCTCTGGGAGGCcgtgcaccccccacccccattaacCTTTCTCATCATCTCTCTAGGCCAGCCTCAGGGGAACCCCTTGAGCTGCACCCCACTAGTGGCGAATGGCTCAGGCCACCCCTCAGAGCTGGGCAGCGCCAGGCGGGCGGGGAATGGTGCCCTAGGTGGCCCCAAGGCCCACCGGAAGTTGCAGACGCACCCATCTCTCGCCAGTCAGGCCAGCAGGAAGAGCAAGGGCAGCACCAAATCTACTGCCTCCCAGATCCCCCTCCAGGCGCAGGAAGGTAAGCCCCCCTGCCTCCCTGGGAGAGGCCTCCCTAGCCGGGCCCCTCCAAGCATGATGGCAGGACAAGCAGCAGCCTCTTCAGTGGGTCGCTGGTTAGAAGCACAGGCTCATTCCCATGCCAGGCCTCCTGGATCTGAACCTTTGGGTGGGGCCCAGGAGACCGGTTTTAACACTGCTTCCAGGGAACCTGGCCAGCTACACCTGCTGGGGAAAGCTAGGCATACCTGCCTTCTCAAGACCAGCCCCTTCCCGCCCATGCTCTCCCAGAGTTGCTGTAACAAGGAATGAAACCATCTGGGCTGAGCCAGCGTAAGCCACTCcatttctggaaacacaattttcCTCAAGGTGTAGACCGCCTGTTTCATGAGAGAGGAACACCTGGCAGAGTAAAAGGATGCAGCATCGGATACTCAACTGGGGGCATGGTGAGGGCCGtgtggggcagtggggaggcagagaaCCCAGATACATCAGCCGTCGTTCTTGCAATATGGGGGTCCCCTGCGGGGCTTCCCTgggcagccggcttccctgcccCACCAGGCATTAATTCGGCATGGGGGACGGCTGCCTGGAGCTCAGTGGTGCTTCACCTTAACCGTTACCCCAAAATGTTTAAGTGCCTCCTGCCCATACTGGGGGACTCCGCGTGGTCTTCTGCAAACAGGATTCTGGGTACTCATTTGGACGTAACGTGTTCATCGGCCTTCCCACAGAACAGATTCTGCCCAATAGTCTGAATTACAAAGGGAAtgtccattcatttaaaaatgtactggGCATCTGCTGGGAGCCAGACACTGTGCTCCGTGCTGGGCACCCAGT
This genomic interval from Neovison vison isolate M4711 chromosome 1, ASM_NN_V1, whole genome shotgun sequence contains the following:
- the MDFI gene encoding myoD family inhibitor, which translates into the protein MSQVSGQRPPHCDAPHGAPSAAPGPAQIPSLLPGLEVVTGSTHPVEAALEEGSLEEAAPPMPQGNGPGALQPLDSTDLDVPTEAVTCQPQGNPLSCTPLVANGSGHPSELGSARRAGNGALGGPKAHRKLQTHPSLASQASRKSKGSTKSTASQIPLQAQEDCCVHCILSCLFCEFLTLCNIVLDCATCGSCSSEDSCLCCCCCGSGECADCDLPCDLDCGIVDACCESADCLEICMECCGLCFSS